Proteins from a single region of Corynebacterium casei LMG S-19264:
- a CDS encoding type I restriction endonuclease subunit R: protein MSSVGQRERVTQDRVVDILSSQLGYEYAGDWKDRTNSNVEEELLRQNLLARGYGEDLVRRAIQQLVTAASLPAGGSLYDANRKVYGLLRYGVKVKRSVSENFETVWLVDWKDPEANHFVVAEEVSIKGKNAKRPDVVLYVNGIALGVIELKRSKVSVGDGIRQHLGNQKADFVRPFFTTVQLLFAGNDVEGLRYGVIETPEKYWLEWKEPSEVENHLDRGLLQMANKQRFLELIHDYIVFDSGVKKTARHNQYFGVKAAQERIARREGGIIWHTQGSGKSLTMVWLAKWIRENQREARVLVITDRTELDEQIEKVFAGVDETIERSTSGAGMIGMLNRNQPWLMCSLVHKFRGDDEKDQGDTEDFVRQLKKPLLEGFSPKGNLFVFVDEAHRTQSGKLHSAMKELLPNAMFIGFTGTPLLKKDKASSIETFGSYIHTYKFDEAVEDGVVLDLRYEARDIEQKLTSPERVDEWFQIHTQGMTDLTKHQLKKRWATIKEVESAEPRARQIAADILMDMARMPRLMDGRGNAMLVCSSVYQACKFYDIFSRSELAGKIAIVTSYEPNASKISKEDSGAGKNEEIVKYDIYRRMLADYFQTNPDDAVKRIDEFEKSVKETFIKHPGQMRLLIVVDKLLTGFDAPSATYLYIDKNMQDHGLFQAICRVNRLDGDDKEYGYIVDYRDLFKSLEDAVSDYTSEAFADYDEEDVEGLLKDRIEQERQDLDEALEMVRALCEPVSPPKGTLQYQHYFCAMESGSAEQLKANEPKRVDLYKGVASLVRAYANLANRMTDAGYSPSEAESIRQQVKHFVDVRDEVKLGAGENVDLKQFEAGMRSLLDTYIQADASRNLATFDKGLVHLIVEHGAGALDKLPENIRKTPEAAAETIVNNVRKTIVDEQAMNPKYYESMSTLLDALIEQRREAVIDYEEYLLKLVEFTQQLARGESGKKFPDWAKTPARRALIDFAWPEGIEVDVERVYRTIQRNKDHGWAGDKTKQKSLMRTLALNFPGVLQPSDMKELLNLLAMHDEFR, encoded by the coding sequence ATGAGTTCCGTTGGACAGCGTGAGCGGGTCACGCAGGATCGCGTCGTAGATATTTTGTCTAGCCAGCTCGGGTATGAGTACGCCGGAGACTGGAAGGACCGGACTAATTCCAACGTCGAGGAGGAGTTGCTTCGCCAGAACCTGCTTGCTCGTGGATACGGCGAGGATCTGGTTCGGCGTGCCATCCAGCAGTTAGTAACCGCCGCTTCTCTACCGGCGGGCGGCTCGCTCTACGACGCCAACCGGAAAGTGTACGGCCTGCTCCGCTATGGCGTGAAGGTCAAGCGCAGCGTCTCGGAGAACTTCGAGACGGTGTGGCTTGTCGACTGGAAGGACCCGGAGGCTAATCACTTTGTGGTGGCTGAAGAGGTCTCTATCAAGGGGAAGAACGCCAAGCGGCCTGATGTCGTTCTTTACGTCAACGGCATCGCCCTTGGGGTCATTGAGCTCAAGCGCTCTAAGGTCAGTGTTGGTGACGGTATCCGTCAGCATCTCGGCAACCAGAAGGCGGACTTCGTTCGTCCTTTCTTCACCACGGTCCAGCTACTGTTCGCTGGCAATGACGTCGAGGGGCTTCGCTACGGCGTGATTGAGACGCCGGAGAAGTACTGGTTGGAGTGGAAAGAACCAAGCGAGGTTGAGAACCATCTCGACCGTGGCCTGCTTCAGATGGCGAACAAACAACGCTTCCTCGAACTCATCCATGACTACATTGTCTTTGATTCGGGCGTGAAGAAAACCGCCCGACACAACCAGTACTTCGGCGTCAAGGCTGCTCAGGAGCGCATCGCTCGCCGCGAGGGCGGCATCATTTGGCACACTCAAGGGTCAGGTAAGAGCCTGACGATGGTGTGGTTGGCGAAGTGGATCCGGGAGAACCAGCGCGAGGCCCGTGTCTTAGTGATCACCGACCGCACCGAACTCGATGAGCAGATCGAGAAGGTTTTTGCTGGAGTCGATGAGACCATCGAACGGTCGACGTCTGGAGCCGGCATGATCGGCATGCTCAACCGGAACCAGCCCTGGCTGATGTGCTCACTGGTGCATAAGTTCCGGGGTGATGACGAGAAGGATCAGGGCGACACGGAAGACTTCGTGCGTCAGCTCAAGAAGCCCCTGCTCGAGGGGTTCAGTCCGAAAGGTAATCTCTTCGTCTTCGTCGATGAGGCTCACCGCACCCAGAGCGGCAAGCTACACAGTGCGATGAAGGAACTGCTGCCGAACGCGATGTTCATCGGCTTCACCGGCACACCTCTTCTCAAGAAGGACAAGGCCTCCAGTATTGAGACTTTCGGCTCCTACATCCACACCTACAAATTCGATGAAGCTGTTGAAGATGGCGTGGTTCTGGACCTTCGGTACGAGGCTCGAGACATCGAGCAGAAACTCACGAGTCCGGAGCGGGTCGATGAGTGGTTCCAAATCCACACCCAGGGCATGACCGATCTGACAAAGCACCAGCTGAAGAAACGGTGGGCAACGATCAAGGAAGTCGAGTCCGCTGAGCCGCGTGCCCGGCAGATCGCGGCAGACATCCTGATGGATATGGCCAGGATGCCTCGCCTAATGGATGGCCGAGGCAACGCCATGCTGGTGTGTTCGAGTGTCTACCAAGCCTGCAAGTTCTACGACATCTTCAGCCGCAGTGAACTCGCCGGCAAGATCGCCATCGTCACGAGCTATGAGCCGAACGCATCCAAGATCTCCAAGGAAGACTCCGGGGCCGGCAAGAATGAGGAGATCGTCAAGTACGACATCTACCGTCGGATGCTCGCCGACTACTTCCAGACCAACCCCGATGATGCTGTCAAGCGGATTGACGAGTTTGAGAAGAGCGTCAAGGAGACGTTCATCAAGCATCCCGGCCAGATGCGGCTACTTATCGTGGTCGATAAACTCCTGACCGGCTTTGATGCACCGAGTGCGACCTATCTCTACATCGATAAGAACATGCAGGATCACGGCCTCTTCCAGGCTATCTGCCGCGTGAACCGGCTCGATGGTGACGATAAAGAGTACGGCTATATCGTCGACTACCGAGATCTGTTCAAGTCTCTGGAGGATGCGGTCTCTGACTACACCTCTGAAGCCTTCGCAGATTACGACGAAGAAGATGTAGAAGGCCTGCTCAAGGATCGTATTGAGCAGGAGCGCCAAGACCTGGATGAAGCTCTGGAGATGGTGCGAGCGCTGTGCGAGCCAGTGTCTCCGCCGAAGGGCACGCTGCAGTACCAGCACTATTTTTGCGCGATGGAGAGCGGCAGCGCAGAGCAGCTCAAGGCCAACGAACCTAAGCGTGTCGACCTGTACAAGGGAGTGGCGAGCCTGGTTCGGGCATACGCCAACCTAGCCAACCGAATGACTGATGCCGGGTACTCGCCGAGCGAAGCGGAATCTATCAGGCAGCAGGTCAAGCACTTCGTCGATGTTCGCGACGAGGTAAAGCTCGGTGCTGGTGAAAATGTTGACCTCAAGCAGTTCGAGGCCGGCATGCGCTCGCTTCTCGATACCTACATCCAGGCTGATGCTTCGCGAAATCTAGCGACCTTCGACAAGGGGCTAGTACACCTCATTGTCGAGCATGGGGCGGGAGCTCTCGACAAGCTGCCGGAGAACATCCGGAAGACCCCGGAGGCCGCAGCTGAGACGATCGTCAACAACGTCCGCAAGACAATCGTTGACGAACAGGCCATGAACCCGAAGTACTACGAGTCGATGTCTACTCTGCTCGACGCCCTGATTGAGCAGCGCCGCGAGGCTGTTATCGACTATGAGGAGTACCTCCTCAAGCTCGTCGAGTTCACCCAGCAACTGGCGAGGGGAGAGTCTGGGAAGAAGTTCCCAGACTGGGCCAAGACGCCGGCTCGTCGCGCCCTGATCGACTTCGCGTGGCCGGAGGGCATCGAAGTCGATGTTGAGCGGGTCTACCGCACGATCCAGCGCAACAAAGACCATGGCTGGGCTGGAGATAAGACCAAGCAGAAGTCTCTTATGCGTACTCTCGCGCTCAACTTTCCTGGTGTATTGCAACCCTCTGACATGAAGGAGCTTCTTAACCTATTGGCGATGCATGATGAATTCCGCTAG
- a CDS encoding restriction endonuclease subunit S, protein MNTLTNPQWRNVRLGDIGQSLIGLTYSPSNVKRSGTLVLRSSNIQDGELAFDDNVYVDCAIPEKIRTRENDILICVRNGSRRLIGKSAILDRRVSGQTFGAFMAVYRSDLNPFLRYFFQSDDFKRQIDEHLGATINQITNGSLNGFVVTLPSKSEQQAITERLQDVDRLIATLKRLISKKQAIKQGMMQELLTGNTRLRGFTGKWESKTIGQLCVSIRGGGTPSKAIADYWGGQIPWATVKDLSKFNPKGTLDHISTRGVAESAARVVPAGELIVSVRMLIARAVQFSVDVAINQDLKVLNLKQEVDPTFLRYWFNLNEESFARAAGGSTVSGISTTELASKIVDLPPIEEQAGIAHVLQDADEELNALMRRLQSARNVKDGMMQELLTGRTRLPIEEVSS, encoded by the coding sequence ATGAACACCTTGACTAATCCCCAGTGGCGAAACGTTCGGCTCGGCGATATAGGGCAAAGCCTAATCGGGTTGACATATAGTCCTAGCAATGTCAAGCGTTCAGGCACGCTTGTCCTCCGTTCATCGAATATTCAGGATGGCGAGCTTGCATTCGATGACAATGTATATGTCGACTGCGCGATTCCCGAGAAGATCCGCACACGTGAGAATGATATTCTCATCTGTGTCCGTAATGGCAGCCGTCGATTGATCGGTAAAAGCGCCATACTCGATCGTCGAGTCTCCGGACAGACCTTCGGTGCTTTCATGGCTGTATACCGCTCCGATTTAAACCCGTTCCTGCGGTACTTCTTCCAGTCTGATGACTTTAAGCGTCAGATCGACGAACATCTAGGTGCGACGATTAATCAGATCACGAACGGGAGCCTCAACGGATTCGTTGTCACCCTTCCCTCTAAGTCGGAGCAACAAGCGATCACGGAACGGCTTCAAGATGTGGATCGGCTGATTGCCACTCTCAAGCGTCTCATCTCCAAGAAGCAGGCAATCAAACAGGGCATGATGCAGGAGCTACTAACAGGCAATACTCGTTTAAGGGGCTTTACAGGTAAATGGGAATCTAAAACAATTGGTCAACTGTGTGTATCTATTCGAGGAGGTGGTACCCCTTCGAAGGCTATTGCCGACTACTGGGGAGGCCAAATTCCGTGGGCTACTGTAAAAGATTTAAGCAAATTCAACCCAAAGGGCACCCTCGACCATATTTCCACTCGCGGCGTCGCTGAGAGTGCTGCGCGTGTCGTACCAGCTGGAGAACTGATCGTCTCAGTGAGAATGTTGATTGCTAGAGCTGTTCAATTTTCCGTAGACGTAGCCATAAACCAAGACTTGAAGGTCCTGAATCTCAAACAGGAAGTTGACCCAACGTTCCTACGTTACTGGTTCAATCTCAACGAAGAATCTTTTGCGCGAGCAGCTGGAGGAAGCACCGTCTCTGGAATTTCCACAACTGAATTGGCATCCAAGATCGTAGATCTCCCCCCGATTGAAGAGCAAGCCGGTATCGCCCACGTTTTACAGGATGCAGACGAAGAACTGAATGCTCTAATGCGGCGCCTACAGTCAGCCCGGAATGTAAAAGACGGCATGATGCAAGAGCTCCTTACTGGCCGCACTCGCCTGCCTATTGAGGAGGTCTCATCATGA
- a CDS encoding type I restriction-modification system subunit M has protein sequence MALKKSDLYSSLWKSADELRGGMDASQYKDYVLTLLFVKYVSDKAKSDPYSLIEVPEGGSFDDLVALKGAPDIGEKMNIAIRRLAEANDLQGVINNADFDDPNKLGEGKAMQDRLTNLVSIFQDIDFTGSRAEGDDLLGDAYEYLMRHFATESGKSKGQFYTPAEVSRIMAQVLEIPKDAPRSTTVYDPTCGSGSLLIKVADSAPNGLSIYGQEKDNATWALSRMNMILHGNETHDIRQGDTLSDPKFLKGEQLQTFDYFVANPPFSVKTWKNGFDKEYGRFDGFAEPPEKNGDYAFLLHMVKSLKSDGRGAVILPHGVLFRGNTEAAIREELIRRGLIKAIIGLPANLFYGTGIPACIIVIDKKEAASRTGIFMIDASKGFEKDGAKNRLRPRDMRKIIDTYLAGEEVERYARMVPLSEISDAKNNHNLNIPRYIDTSEPEDIQDLEAHLKGGIPNRDLDALGEYWDAFPNLRDELFRPLREGYSELTVEPEQVTKVIEESEDVKALTSTVSKAVEDWWNSHRGQLEAIDSQTRPQQLIEDLGDDLLEKFRGRPLISEYSVYEQLMSYWNDTMHDDVTLIVGSGWVDAAQPREARITGYDNKKKPKYESADLVFGTGVKAQRWVTDLIPPALIIDRYFADEKAELDRLTAEQERISQELQEHIEEHAVEEGLLWEAVNDAGGVKVKDARDRLKTAKLEDAEADEIAALNTVIKLFTAETAAKKSVKDGMLQLDTKVIATYAKLSEEEIRELVTSDKWQTVVAGRFASEVDTATFQLIRRIQELGKRYDETVDDLDAELEDLQKKVAVHLADMGIQ, from the coding sequence GTGGCTCTCAAGAAGTCTGATCTTTACAGCTCCCTCTGGAAGAGTGCCGATGAGCTGCGCGGCGGCATGGATGCCAGCCAGTACAAGGACTACGTCCTGACGCTCCTGTTCGTGAAGTATGTCTCGGATAAGGCCAAAAGCGACCCCTACAGTCTGATCGAGGTTCCGGAGGGTGGATCTTTCGACGATTTGGTGGCGCTCAAGGGTGCCCCCGATATCGGCGAGAAAATGAACATTGCCATTCGCCGACTGGCTGAGGCTAACGATCTGCAGGGCGTGATCAACAACGCCGACTTCGATGACCCGAACAAATTGGGCGAAGGCAAGGCTATGCAGGATCGCCTGACCAACCTGGTTAGCATCTTCCAGGACATCGATTTCACCGGCTCCCGTGCTGAGGGTGACGACCTGCTCGGGGATGCGTATGAGTACCTGATGCGGCATTTTGCGACGGAGTCCGGCAAGAGCAAGGGGCAGTTCTACACCCCGGCTGAGGTTTCCAGGATTATGGCTCAGGTACTGGAGATCCCGAAGGATGCTCCTCGCTCTACCACCGTTTATGACCCGACCTGTGGGTCTGGTTCGCTGTTGATCAAGGTGGCGGATTCTGCGCCCAACGGCTTGTCGATCTACGGCCAGGAGAAGGACAACGCCACCTGGGCTTTATCGCGCATGAACATGATCCTGCACGGCAACGAGACGCATGACATCCGCCAGGGAGACACGCTCTCTGATCCAAAGTTCCTCAAGGGTGAGCAGCTACAGACCTTTGACTACTTCGTGGCTAACCCGCCGTTCTCCGTGAAGACCTGGAAGAACGGTTTCGACAAGGAGTACGGACGGTTCGACGGTTTCGCTGAACCGCCGGAGAAGAACGGTGACTACGCATTCCTGCTTCACATGGTGAAGTCGCTCAAGTCTGACGGTCGGGGAGCGGTGATTCTTCCCCACGGAGTGCTCTTCCGTGGCAACACTGAGGCCGCGATCCGTGAAGAGCTGATCCGGCGCGGCCTGATTAAGGCGATCATTGGATTGCCAGCCAACCTGTTCTACGGAACTGGCATTCCGGCTTGCATCATCGTTATCGATAAGAAGGAAGCGGCTAGCCGGACGGGCATCTTTATGATCGATGCCTCCAAGGGGTTTGAGAAGGACGGCGCTAAGAACCGTCTGCGTCCTCGAGATATGCGCAAGATCATCGACACCTACCTCGCCGGCGAGGAAGTCGAGCGTTACGCACGGATGGTGCCGCTGTCGGAGATATCCGATGCGAAGAACAACCATAACCTCAACATCCCCCGCTACATTGACACGTCTGAACCTGAAGACATTCAGGACCTGGAGGCTCACCTCAAGGGCGGGATCCCGAACCGAGATCTGGATGCTCTGGGTGAATACTGGGATGCTTTCCCGAACCTGCGTGACGAGCTATTCCGACCTCTCCGCGAGGGATATTCAGAGCTCACAGTGGAGCCCGAGCAGGTAACAAAGGTGATTGAGGAATCGGAGGACGTCAAAGCTCTTACCTCGACTGTCTCTAAGGCTGTTGAGGATTGGTGGAACTCTCACCGAGGCCAGCTGGAGGCGATTGACTCCCAGACCAGGCCTCAGCAGCTGATTGAGGATCTTGGCGATGACCTGCTGGAGAAATTCCGGGGTCGCCCGTTGATCAGCGAGTACAGCGTGTACGAGCAGCTGATGAGCTACTGGAATGACACCATGCACGATGACGTCACACTCATCGTCGGGTCCGGCTGGGTTGATGCTGCTCAACCGCGTGAAGCTCGGATCACTGGCTATGACAACAAGAAGAAACCGAAGTACGAGAGTGCCGATCTAGTCTTTGGAACTGGAGTCAAGGCACAGCGCTGGGTAACTGACCTAATCCCGCCGGCGCTGATCATCGACCGGTACTTCGCCGACGAGAAGGCCGAGCTTGATCGCCTCACTGCGGAGCAAGAACGCATCAGCCAGGAGCTCCAAGAGCATATCGAGGAGCACGCCGTAGAGGAAGGGCTGCTGTGGGAGGCCGTCAACGATGCTGGTGGCGTCAAGGTAAAGGATGCCCGTGACCGATTGAAGACTGCCAAGCTAGAAGACGCCGAAGCCGACGAGATTGCCGCGCTGAACACGGTGATCAAGCTGTTTACGGCAGAGACGGCAGCAAAGAAGTCAGTCAAGGATGGGATGTTGCAGCTGGACACGAAGGTGATTGCAACGTACGCCAAGCTCTCCGAGGAGGAGATCCGTGAGCTGGTAACTAGCGACAAGTGGCAGACTGTCGTCGCAGGTCGGTTTGCTAGTGAAGTCGATACTGCAACCTTCCAACTGATACGCCGTATCCAAGAGCTCGGCAAGCGATACGACGAGACTGTTGATGATCTCGACGCTGAACTAGAAGACCTTCAGAAGAAGGTGGCGGTCCACCTAGCGGATATGGGGATTCAATGA
- a CDS encoding VanZ family protein, translating to MLCRSTWPTSYTTVIVALVAYCAIIVSLTMLKAFFVIGLLWIPENQRVRGLSLIPLNDLWESSSLFTQVFGYGGNFAFFVPFGVLVYLLCGRIGQTTLFGAGFSLLIEISQYLFQLGFSDIDDFLFNTLGAAAGAWIAQWAGPRARWLWIALTAVLVVVFAALVILGTRLGDPDRVAEVNAASYTLEYGSPLFT from the coding sequence ATGCTTTGCCGTTCTACGTGGCCTACCTCCTACACAACGGTCATCGTCGCTTTAGTGGCGTACTGCGCAATAATTGTCTCGTTGACCATGCTTAAGGCGTTTTTCGTCATTGGCTTGTTATGGATACCGGAAAATCAGCGAGTACGTGGCCTGTCCTTGATACCGCTCAATGATTTGTGGGAGTCATCGAGTCTATTTACGCAAGTGTTTGGTTACGGTGGAAACTTCGCATTCTTCGTACCTTTTGGGGTGCTGGTCTATTTGCTTTGTGGCCGAATTGGGCAGACTACTCTTTTCGGCGCAGGATTCTCACTACTTATTGAAATCTCGCAGTACCTATTCCAACTGGGTTTTAGCGATATCGACGATTTTCTCTTTAATACGCTTGGCGCAGCAGCCGGAGCCTGGATCGCACAATGGGCTGGCCCGCGTGCACGATGGCTCTGGATCGCACTCACTGCCGTACTCGTAGTCGTATTTGCTGCCTTGGTCATCCTTGGGACTCGGCTAGGCGATCCGGATCGCGTAGCTGAGGTCAATGCCGCCAGTTACACTCTTGAGTATGGTTCGCCGTTATTTACTTGA
- a CDS encoding GNAT family N-acetyltransferase, which produces MRAIEKDSGQTAGMGRVISDSGWCFLIADMATDPAHQRRGIGRAVLEELLSEILTSAPDNPYIVLLADAPGRPLYQSMGFVETAPHSIGMQYVPDKTSTQ; this is translated from the coding sequence GTGCGCGCCATTGAAAAAGACTCAGGGCAAACTGCCGGGATGGGTCGAGTTATTAGTGACTCCGGCTGGTGTTTCCTCATTGCTGATATGGCAACCGATCCAGCCCATCAACGCCGCGGAATCGGTCGCGCGGTACTCGAGGAACTCTTATCAGAGATTCTTACTTCCGCACCAGATAACCCATACATCGTCCTGTTAGCTGATGCGCCAGGTAGGCCGCTGTATCAATCAATGGGTTTTGTAGAGACTGCTCCGCACTCTATCGGAATGCAGTACGTGCCGGACAAGACTTCTACCCAGTGA
- the gltX gene encoding glutamate--tRNA ligase, whose translation MTQEVRVRFCPSPTGTPHVGMVRTALFNWAYARHTGGKLVFRIEDTDAARDSEESYQAILDSLTWLGLGWDEGVDVGGPHEPYRQSQRMDIYADVLAKLKDAGLVYPAYSTAEEVEERHKAAGRDPKLGYDNYDRELTEEQIAAFEAEGRQPVWRLRMPEQDWSWNDLVRGEMTFKSETQPDYVVARSNGAPLYTLVNPVDDALMQITHVLRGEDLLSSTPRQLAMYEALKQIGIIDFTPEFGHLPFVMGEGNKKLSKRDPQSNLFNHRDNGIIPEGMLNYLSLLGWSLSADQDIFSIDDLVANFDIKDVLGNPARFDQKKLEAINADQIRLLDPEEFAFRLRNYLTEYTDFPEDYDGEKFAIAADLVQTRIKVLSDAHDLLKFLVIPDAELTLDEKSAKKNLKEDAVEPLEAGITALEAVGEWNTPHIEAALTKALIEDLELKPRKAYGALRVAISGAAISPPLFESMDLLGKESTLARLNAARAVTPFQVAE comes from the coding sequence ATGACTCAAGAAGTACGCGTACGCTTTTGCCCGTCGCCCACTGGTACTCCGCACGTTGGAATGGTGCGAACTGCCTTGTTTAACTGGGCTTATGCCCGCCACACTGGTGGCAAACTTGTTTTCCGCATTGAAGATACTGACGCCGCCCGTGACTCGGAAGAGTCCTACCAGGCTATTTTGGATTCCTTGACCTGGCTCGGTCTAGGTTGGGATGAAGGCGTGGATGTTGGTGGTCCACATGAGCCTTACCGTCAGTCGCAGCGCATGGACATCTACGCGGATGTTCTGGCAAAGCTAAAGGATGCAGGACTGGTTTACCCGGCATATTCCACTGCGGAGGAAGTAGAAGAGCGTCACAAGGCTGCTGGCCGCGACCCAAAGCTCGGCTATGACAACTATGACCGTGAGCTCACCGAAGAGCAGATTGCTGCTTTTGAAGCAGAAGGCCGCCAGCCAGTGTGGCGCTTGCGCATGCCGGAGCAGGACTGGTCCTGGAATGACCTGGTTCGTGGTGAGATGACTTTCAAGTCGGAAACCCAGCCGGACTACGTGGTGGCTCGTTCTAACGGCGCACCGCTCTACACGCTCGTGAACCCAGTCGATGACGCTCTCATGCAGATCACCCACGTTCTGCGCGGTGAGGACCTGCTGTCTTCTACTCCTCGTCAGCTCGCTATGTATGAGGCACTGAAGCAGATTGGTATCATTGACTTCACTCCAGAGTTTGGCCACCTGCCATTCGTGATGGGTGAGGGTAACAAGAAGCTGTCCAAGCGTGACCCACAGTCCAACCTGTTTAACCACCGCGATAACGGCATCATCCCAGAGGGCATGCTCAACTACCTGTCGCTCCTGGGTTGGTCGCTGTCTGCGGATCAGGACATCTTCTCCATTGATGATTTAGTAGCCAACTTTGACATCAAAGACGTTCTGGGCAACCCGGCACGCTTTGATCAGAAGAAGCTGGAAGCTATCAACGCAGACCAGATTCGTCTGTTGGATCCAGAAGAGTTCGCATTCCGTCTGCGCAACTACCTCACGGAGTACACCGACTTCCCAGAAGACTATGACGGTGAGAAGTTCGCCATCGCGGCAGACTTGGTGCAGACACGAATCAAGGTGCTTTCCGATGCCCACGACCTCCTCAAATTCCTCGTAATCCCCGATGCAGAACTCACCCTGGATGAGAAGTCCGCAAAGAAGAACCTCAAGGAAGATGCAGTCGAGCCTCTCGAGGCCGGCATTACCGCCCTTGAAGCCGTCGGGGAGTGGAACACCCCTCACATCGAGGCAGCTCTTACCAAGGCGCTTATTGAGGACCTCGAGCTCAAGCCACGCAAGGCTTACGGTGCTCTGCGCGTTGCTATCTCCGGCGCTGCTATCTCTCCACCGCTGTTTGAGTCAATGGACCTACTAGGCAAGGAATCCACCCTGGCACGCCTTAATGCCGCACGTGCGGTAACTCCATTCCAGGTCGCTGAGTAG
- a CDS encoding isochorismate synthase — MCASRPTTAPDFLLSRATGSVRTQGSVASYTDVDKAIDDIEAQRVEMVVGALPFDLDKPAALTVPQTIVREPGALEPPAYFRQQNLTSEISGVDPDTHEHLRRVEAAVATINASRLEKVVLARAVDIEFNGPVDPMLVAARLIDLSNHRDGFAADLTPAGYDGAMLVGASPEVLVKKKGNVVSAYPLAGSAARSADPEEDRAAGEQLLSSAKDLREHAFVVNHLAEILAPMCDSFYAPNTPQLIQTNEMWHLATPITGTLKKPTTTALELAVRCHPTPAICGTPTAAAKSLICTAETDRGFYSGAVGWCDASGDGEYMVAIRCAEVAGDGLTARAWAGGGIVEDSDPEAELAETTAKLQTIARAMGIQNF; from the coding sequence ATGTGTGCCTCACGCCCTACGACCGCGCCTGATTTCCTGTTGTCCCGTGCAACGGGTTCTGTGCGTACCCAGGGCTCGGTGGCTTCCTACACGGATGTAGACAAAGCCATTGACGATATTGAGGCACAGCGCGTGGAGATGGTCGTGGGAGCTCTCCCCTTTGACCTGGATAAACCTGCCGCACTGACCGTTCCACAGACGATTGTCCGTGAACCAGGCGCTCTGGAACCACCGGCGTATTTCCGTCAGCAGAACCTGACTTCTGAAATCTCCGGCGTCGATCCTGACACCCATGAACACCTACGCCGCGTGGAAGCAGCTGTTGCCACCATCAACGCCTCCCGCCTGGAAAAGGTTGTCCTGGCGCGTGCCGTAGATATTGAGTTCAACGGCCCCGTTGACCCCATGCTGGTCGCCGCTCGACTGATTGACCTGTCCAATCACCGCGACGGCTTCGCCGCCGACCTCACCCCTGCCGGATACGACGGCGCCATGCTCGTCGGTGCCTCCCCTGAGGTCCTAGTAAAGAAGAAGGGCAACGTAGTCTCCGCCTATCCCCTCGCCGGCTCAGCTGCCCGTAGTGCCGACCCCGAAGAAGACCGCGCCGCCGGTGAGCAACTGCTCAGCTCCGCCAAGGACCTGCGTGAGCACGCCTTTGTGGTCAACCACCTGGCAGAAATCCTGGCGCCAATGTGTGACAGTTTCTACGCCCCAAACACTCCTCAGTTGATTCAAACCAACGAGATGTGGCACCTGGCAACACCGATCACCGGCACGCTAAAGAAGCCAACCACCACGGCCCTAGAACTGGCCGTGCGTTGCCACCCAACGCCAGCCATCTGCGGCACCCCAACCGCTGCCGCCAAGTCCCTCATCTGCACCGCTGAGACCGACCGCGGTTTCTATTCCGGTGCCGTCGGCTGGTGCGACGCCTCCGGCGACGGTGAATACATGGTTGCCATCCGCTGCGCCGAAGTCGCCGGTGACGGCCTCACTGCCCGCGCCTGGGCCGGCGGCGGCATCGTTGAAGACTCCGACCCCGAAGCTGAGCTCGCCGAAACAACCGCGAAGCTACAGACCATTGCTCGAGCGATGGGTATCCAGAACTTTTAA